A region from the Sandaracinus amylolyticus genome encodes:
- the sctL gene encoding type III secretion system stator protein SctL, protein MSRVIRGPGAPPRVVPAEVVDARAEAERIVEAARREAEALLEGARAECERLRAEARAEGAASGLAQAAALLVEARRARDGALVGIERDAQTLALAAAERIVGEAITIEPARVVAIVRDVIARARRARAIELRVHPEDARALEGAIEPSVRVIEDASITRGGCVMRSELGTVDARVEVRIDAMARMLGCERP, encoded by the coding sequence ATGTCGCGGGTGATCCGAGGGCCGGGCGCGCCGCCGCGCGTGGTGCCGGCCGAGGTGGTGGACGCGCGCGCCGAGGCCGAGCGCATCGTGGAGGCCGCGCGGCGGGAGGCGGAGGCGCTGCTCGAGGGCGCGCGCGCGGAGTGCGAGCGGCTGCGCGCCGAGGCTCGGGCCGAGGGCGCGGCGAGCGGGCTGGCGCAGGCGGCGGCGCTGCTGGTGGAGGCACGTCGGGCGCGCGACGGAGCGCTGGTGGGGATCGAGCGCGACGCGCAGACGCTGGCGCTCGCGGCGGCGGAGCGGATCGTCGGTGAGGCGATCACGATCGAGCCCGCGCGCGTGGTGGCGATCGTGCGCGACGTGATCGCGCGGGCGCGCCGGGCGCGCGCGATCGAGCTGCGGGTGCACCCGGAGGACGCGCGAGCGCTCGAGGGCGCGATCGAGCCCTCGGTGCGGGTGATCGAGGACGCGTCGATCACGCGCGGCGGGTGCGTGATGCGCAGCGAGCTCGGCACGGTGGACGCGCGGGTCGAAGTGCGCATCGACGCGATGGCGCGGATGCTCGGGTGCGAGCGCCCGTGA
- a CDS encoding site-2 protease family protein: MSEIARTWWAEWRTPLALIVLTFVSTLWAGALMGGSDPWERPLELIAGWDFALPLMAILLAHELGHYVVGRMHRVDISPPFFVPMPPPFMLGTMGAVIRMRGEIRDRNALLDVGAAGPLAGMVVALPVLIYGIATSPVQPLPESGEMLIEGRSLLYVALLYALKGPIPEGHDIMLSSTAFAGWAGLLVTMMNLLPFGQLDGGHIAYALLGKTQDRIARAVLAVLPVVAIATGLFYAWPLYASGERGDPLMGSALAGVSWLVWFAVLGLMSWLSGIDHPPFEPGALTPGRRVVAIGCLVLFVLLFMPSWMRAG; encoded by the coding sequence GTGAGCGAGATCGCGAGGACGTGGTGGGCGGAGTGGCGCACGCCGCTCGCGCTGATCGTGCTGACGTTCGTGTCGACGCTGTGGGCGGGCGCGCTGATGGGCGGGAGCGACCCCTGGGAGCGCCCGCTCGAGCTGATCGCGGGGTGGGACTTCGCGCTGCCGCTGATGGCGATCCTGCTCGCGCACGAGCTCGGCCACTACGTCGTCGGGCGGATGCACCGGGTCGACATCTCGCCGCCGTTCTTCGTGCCGATGCCGCCGCCGTTCATGCTGGGCACGATGGGCGCGGTGATCCGGATGCGCGGCGAGATCCGCGACCGGAACGCGCTGCTCGACGTGGGCGCGGCGGGGCCGCTCGCGGGGATGGTCGTGGCGCTGCCGGTGTTGATCTACGGGATCGCGACGTCGCCGGTGCAGCCGCTCCCGGAGAGCGGCGAGATGCTGATCGAGGGGCGCTCGCTCCTCTACGTCGCGCTGCTCTACGCGCTGAAGGGGCCGATCCCCGAGGGCCACGACATCATGCTCTCGTCGACCGCGTTCGCCGGATGGGCGGGCCTGCTGGTCACGATGATGAACCTGTTGCCGTTCGGGCAGCTGGACGGCGGGCACATCGCGTACGCGCTGCTGGGCAAGACGCAGGACCGGATCGCGCGCGCGGTGCTCGCGGTGTTGCCGGTCGTCGCGATCGCGACCGGGCTCTTCTACGCGTGGCCGCTCTACGCGTCGGGTGAGCGCGGGGATCCGCTGATGGGCTCGGCGCTCGCGGGCGTGAGCTGGCTCGTGTGGTTCGCGGTGCTCGGGCTGATGTCTTGGCTGTCGGGGATCGATCATCCGCCCTTCGAGCCGGGCGCGCTGACGCCGGGGCGGCGGGTGGTGGCGATCGGCTGCCTCGTGCTGTTCGTGCTGCTGTTCATGCCGTCGTGGATGCGCGCGGGGTGA
- a CDS encoding OmpA family protein: protein MRRIARILGFATLIALAHAAVLAPSGTAEAQGAGGRLTSGGMDLHLFRPAVDSKGLLYTNGTDILGHLAFSFGLIVDAGFGILPYNGFVNDTSTAADQADYCNGRGDLLCGRLVDALFHGTLHANLGLFNVLEVGIQLPLAVFGAGPNVTVPGFFNEGGTRSRSLDYQGIGPLSLHVKGRILRAERNGGFGIAALLQVEFPTGSPSEFVGDNNVVLWPIVALEWRPARIVRFGVNVGTRLQLGEGMPIVPAGGRTVPGGSNATMPMQVPGSATSVQYGPMLTYSLGVGIRLGDSPVELTADVYGASIFEAFATEGGTSLEAMGGLKIFVDRNSYLVLAGGGGIPVGGILQSDVRGMIGFVFEPSIGDRDGDGLRDDVDQCPDQPEDFDDFGDEDGCPDPDNDRDGILDVDDECPMVPEDRDGDSDEDGCPEGNEGDRDGDGILDADDQCPDDPEDRDGFQDEDGCPDPDNDQDGILDTDDLCPNDPEDRDGFQDADGCPDPDNDVDRILDRDDSCPNDPETYNGTEDDDGCPDRGTVVIEENSIIILEKIYFETDSAQIQSRSFPIIDAVAATLIGNPHITLVEIQGHADERGDDEYNLRLTSDRAAAVVEALVQRGVARDRLRSGGYGERCPVDPRHTAEAWEQNRRVEFKIIRTADGPTGVEVACPAGRSLIPD, encoded by the coding sequence ATGCGCCGGATCGCCCGGATCCTCGGCTTCGCCACGCTGATCGCGCTCGCCCACGCGGCCGTTCTCGCGCCCTCGGGCACCGCGGAAGCGCAAGGTGCCGGCGGACGGCTGACGTCGGGCGGCATGGACCTCCACCTGTTCCGTCCAGCCGTCGACTCGAAGGGCCTGCTGTACACGAACGGCACCGACATCCTCGGTCACCTCGCGTTCAGCTTCGGCCTCATCGTCGACGCCGGGTTCGGCATCCTGCCGTACAACGGCTTCGTCAACGACACGAGCACGGCCGCCGACCAGGCGGACTACTGCAACGGCCGCGGCGATCTGCTCTGCGGGCGCCTCGTCGACGCGCTCTTCCACGGCACGCTGCACGCGAACCTCGGCCTGTTCAACGTGCTCGAGGTGGGCATCCAGCTGCCGCTCGCGGTCTTCGGCGCTGGCCCGAACGTGACCGTGCCCGGCTTCTTCAACGAAGGCGGCACGCGCTCCCGATCGCTCGACTACCAGGGCATCGGGCCGCTCTCGCTGCACGTGAAGGGCCGCATCCTTCGCGCCGAGCGCAACGGCGGCTTCGGGATCGCCGCGCTGCTCCAGGTCGAGTTCCCGACCGGCAGCCCGAGCGAGTTCGTCGGCGACAACAACGTCGTGCTCTGGCCGATCGTCGCGCTCGAGTGGCGCCCCGCGCGCATCGTTCGCTTCGGCGTGAACGTCGGCACGCGCCTGCAGCTCGGCGAGGGCATGCCGATCGTGCCCGCCGGCGGCCGCACGGTGCCCGGTGGCAGCAACGCGACGATGCCGATGCAGGTGCCCGGCTCCGCGACGAGCGTGCAGTACGGCCCGATGCTCACGTACTCGCTCGGCGTCGGCATCCGCCTCGGCGACTCGCCGGTCGAGCTCACCGCGGACGTCTACGGCGCGTCGATCTTCGAGGCGTTCGCGACGGAAGGCGGCACCTCGCTCGAGGCGATGGGCGGTCTGAAGATCTTCGTCGACCGCAACAGCTACCTCGTGCTCGCGGGCGGCGGCGGCATCCCCGTCGGCGGCATCCTCCAGAGCGACGTGCGCGGCATGATCGGCTTCGTCTTCGAGCCGTCGATCGGTGACCGCGACGGTGACGGCCTGCGCGACGACGTCGACCAGTGCCCGGATCAGCCCGAGGACTTCGACGACTTCGGCGACGAGGACGGCTGCCCCGATCCCGACAACGATCGCGACGGCATCCTCGACGTCGACGACGAGTGCCCGATGGTCCCCGAGGACCGCGACGGCGACTCCGACGAAGACGGCTGCCCCGAGGGCAACGAGGGCGATCGCGACGGCGACGGCATCCTCGACGCCGACGACCAGTGCCCCGACGATCCCGAGGATCGCGACGGCTTCCAGGACGAAGACGGCTGCCCCGATCCCGACAACGATCAGGACGGCATCCTCGACACCGACGACCTCTGCCCGAACGATCCCGAGGATCGCGACGGCTTCCAGGACGCCGACGGCTGCCCCGATCCGGACAACGACGTCGATCGCATCCTCGATCGCGACGACTCGTGCCCGAACGATCCCGAGACGTACAACGGCACCGAGGACGACGATGGCTGCCCGGATCGCGGCACCGTCGTGATCGAGGAGAACTCGATCATCATCCTCGAGAAGATCTACTTCGAGACGGACAGCGCGCAGATCCAGTCGCGCAGCTTCCCGATCATCGACGCGGTCGCCGCGACGCTGATCGGCAACCCGCACATCACGCTCGTCGAGATCCAGGGTCACGCCGACGAGCGCGGCGACGACGAGTACAACCTCCGCCTCACGTCGGACCGCGCTGCGGCGGTCGTCGAGGCGCTGGTGCAGCGTGGCGTCGCGCGCGATCGTCTGCGCAGCGGCGGCTACGGTGAGCGCTGCCCCGTCGATCCGCGCCACACCGCGGAAGCGTGGGAGCAGAACCGTCGCGTCGAGTTCAAGATCATCCGCACCGCGGACGGTCCGACCGGCGTCGAGGTCGCGTGTCCGGCGGGTCGCTCGCTGATCCCGGACTGA
- a CDS encoding FHA domain-containing protein, translated as MYKLVIADDEGKTTVVPLVRDEITIGRKEGNTIRLTERNISRRHAKLRKANGSYLVEDLSSYNGVKVNGRRIGNEATLKAGDQISIGDYQLALQLDDGATIPDTTAPMAAPNGGAEPATAMLQSPAIAPGAPTLPAGGVGTPAIVVGPPARLVMTSQPAPGAEFALARPVTRIGRAEELDVWINHRSISREHAEVTNDGGAIRIKDLGSANGVRVNGRDVQQAELKPGDTLELGQVRFRFVGPGEQFVFDAAHTMQLEAASPERPTSRAPIFVAAGIVGLAVVGAVVVAISGGQPTSTTATPITEPPVPSPTVPTVHGDPTTAVAGPSVEERVAAAVAACVTARNGGHFDLALQRAGEALAILPSDVRALDCQAGAQQDREESDAFARGVALRNQGNLEGAYLEFDALPPQSPFRTRPEVEQTMRDFADATLEQAQDQLTEEPEEALRLAQTVLNMAQLEPATRRAADAIARRARPRVSGGARDRAVTPPRDREPRDPRGTAGAVTGRDSGTTTSAAVTPPPPADSGQTPLAAARACLARGDNQCAVRALEGRSRTTDEYRLLVETYRAMGNTGRMLDTMERYIQRFPSDPRTQQYRQILLQHGR; from the coding sequence ATGTACAAACTCGTCATCGCCGACGACGAAGGTAAGACGACCGTCGTCCCGCTGGTTCGTGACGAGATCACGATCGGCCGCAAGGAAGGCAATACGATTCGCCTGACCGAGCGGAACATCTCGCGTCGTCACGCGAAGCTCCGTAAGGCCAACGGCTCGTATCTCGTCGAGGACCTGTCGTCGTACAACGGCGTCAAGGTCAACGGCCGCCGCATCGGGAACGAGGCGACGCTCAAGGCCGGCGATCAGATCTCGATCGGCGACTACCAGCTCGCCCTGCAGCTCGACGACGGGGCGACCATTCCCGACACGACGGCGCCGATGGCCGCGCCGAACGGGGGAGCGGAGCCCGCGACGGCGATGCTCCAGTCGCCCGCGATCGCGCCCGGCGCTCCGACGCTCCCTGCGGGCGGTGTGGGCACCCCGGCGATCGTCGTCGGCCCGCCGGCGCGCCTCGTCATGACGTCGCAGCCGGCGCCGGGCGCGGAGTTCGCGCTCGCGCGCCCGGTCACGCGGATCGGCCGCGCCGAAGAGCTGGACGTCTGGATCAACCACCGCTCGATCTCGCGCGAGCACGCCGAGGTCACGAACGACGGCGGCGCGATCCGCATCAAGGATCTCGGCAGCGCGAACGGCGTGCGCGTGAACGGGCGCGACGTGCAGCAGGCCGAGCTGAAGCCGGGCGACACGCTCGAGCTGGGGCAGGTCCGCTTCCGCTTCGTCGGCCCGGGCGAGCAGTTCGTCTTCGACGCCGCGCACACGATGCAGCTCGAGGCGGCGTCGCCCGAGCGTCCCACGAGCCGCGCGCCGATCTTCGTCGCGGCGGGGATCGTCGGCCTGGCGGTCGTGGGCGCGGTGGTCGTCGCGATCTCGGGCGGACAGCCCACGTCGACGACCGCGACGCCGATCACGGAGCCGCCGGTGCCCAGCCCCACCGTGCCCACCGTGCACGGCGATCCCACCACCGCGGTCGCGGGCCCGTCGGTCGAAGAGCGCGTCGCGGCCGCGGTCGCCGCGTGCGTGACGGCGCGCAACGGCGGCCACTTCGATCTCGCGCTCCAGCGCGCGGGCGAGGCGCTCGCGATCCTTCCCTCCGACGTGCGCGCGCTCGATTGCCAGGCGGGCGCGCAGCAGGACCGCGAGGAGTCCGACGCGTTCGCGCGCGGTGTCGCGCTGCGCAACCAGGGCAACCTCGAGGGCGCGTACCTCGAGTTCGACGCGCTCCCGCCGCAGAGCCCGTTCCGCACCCGGCCCGAGGTCGAGCAGACGATGCGCGACTTCGCCGACGCGACGCTCGAGCAGGCGCAGGACCAGCTCACCGAGGAGCCCGAGGAGGCGCTGCGTCTCGCGCAGACGGTCCTCAACATGGCGCAGCTCGAGCCTGCGACGCGCCGCGCGGCGGACGCGATCGCCCGTCGTGCGCGCCCGCGCGTCTCGGGCGGCGCGCGCGATCGCGCGGTCACCCCTCCGCGCGATCGCGAGCCGCGCGATCCGCGAGGCACGGCCGGCGCGGTCACCGGGCGCGACTCGGGCACGACGACCAGCGCGGCCGTCACCCCGCCGCCGCCCGCCGACTCGGGCCAGACGCCGCTCGCCGCGGCGCGCGCCTGCCTCGCGCGCGGCGACAACCAGTGCGCGGTGCGCGCGCTCGAGGGCCGCTCGCGCACGACCGACGAGTACCGCCTGCTCGTCGAGACCTACCGCGCGATGGGCAACACGGGCCGCATGCTCGACACGATGGAGCGCTACATCCAGCGCTTCCCGAGCGATCCGCGCACCCAGCAGTACCGCCAGATCCTGCTGCAGCACGGCCGCTGA
- a CDS encoding alanine:cation symporter family protein, which yields MQALFSARDVLWTWVVPIVLALVGLVLTVVLRAPQLLRLRDGFRAALSHDPRVEGSMPPGTSVLLSSAATWGAAAAVSAATAVALGGPGAIAWLWLFGLLIAPLRYAEVLLARSAPPGKAGEDAHGSLATRLANDSAPALRAIGLALVVLVPLAAFAFVGGVHGGAAADAAGQLLPGSETYVGIAVAVVAALAVLPALGRPVATPASAVLGWIALAALGTLFGVAFAAMLQDPARAFGTIPRAFDDVFSGAESVGAFSGAMVGEIAAAALLHVLPPLAATTGADGAIHAAARAPTARGQAAAALFGPLLHVVLATVLACAFVATGAFHRRVEGSRALDEITFWRSGFDTVSQRRETDRTFSGTLRVLDGGVLARPLELATERGMIVDPRYVGEDGQPGDFALRVTDGRITALLEPDGEGTLRQVDLARTSRIRVEGAMLPRGGTLVASAMMRGGGDIASRIALTALLLLAALGAAGWGVAAARSVPRALAIPAAFLPALGLLLAATGVAPWLATVGSIAGAVLGLVAAIGLLAKLRELRA from the coding sequence ATGCAGGCCCTCTTCAGCGCTCGTGACGTCCTCTGGACCTGGGTCGTGCCCATCGTCCTCGCGCTCGTGGGGCTGGTGCTCACCGTCGTCCTCCGCGCGCCTCAGCTGCTGCGCCTGCGCGACGGATTCCGCGCCGCGCTCTCGCACGATCCGCGCGTCGAGGGCTCGATGCCGCCCGGCACGTCGGTGCTGCTCTCGAGCGCCGCGACCTGGGGCGCCGCGGCCGCCGTCTCCGCCGCGACCGCGGTCGCGCTCGGCGGGCCCGGCGCGATCGCGTGGCTCTGGCTCTTCGGCCTCCTGATCGCGCCCCTGCGCTACGCCGAGGTCCTGCTCGCCCGCAGCGCGCCGCCCGGCAAGGCCGGCGAGGACGCGCACGGGAGCCTCGCGACGCGCCTCGCGAACGACTCCGCGCCCGCGCTCCGCGCGATCGGGCTCGCGCTCGTCGTGCTCGTGCCGCTCGCGGCGTTCGCGTTCGTCGGTGGCGTGCACGGCGGCGCCGCGGCCGACGCCGCGGGCCAGCTGCTTCCCGGCAGCGAGACCTACGTGGGGATCGCGGTGGCGGTCGTCGCCGCGCTCGCCGTGCTGCCCGCGCTCGGCCGCCCCGTCGCGACGCCCGCTTCGGCGGTGCTCGGTTGGATCGCGCTCGCCGCGCTCGGCACGCTGTTCGGCGTCGCGTTCGCGGCGATGCTCCAGGACCCGGCGCGCGCCTTCGGCACGATCCCGCGCGCCTTCGACGACGTCTTCTCCGGCGCCGAGAGCGTCGGCGCGTTCTCCGGCGCGATGGTCGGCGAGATCGCCGCCGCGGCGCTGCTCCACGTGCTCCCGCCGCTCGCCGCGACGACCGGCGCCGACGGCGCGATCCACGCCGCCGCGCGCGCGCCGACCGCGCGCGGTCAGGCGGCGGCCGCGCTCTTCGGCCCGCTGCTGCACGTCGTGCTCGCGACCGTGCTCGCGTGCGCGTTCGTCGCGACCGGCGCGTTCCACCGCCGCGTCGAGGGCTCGCGCGCGCTCGACGAGATCACGTTCTGGCGCTCGGGCTTCGACACCGTGAGCCAGCGGCGCGAGACCGATCGCACCTTCAGCGGCACCCTCCGCGTGCTCGACGGCGGGGTCCTCGCGCGTCCGCTCGAGCTCGCGACCGAGCGCGGCATGATCGTCGACCCGCGCTACGTCGGCGAGGACGGGCAGCCGGGCGACTTCGCGCTGCGCGTCACCGACGGACGCATCACGGCGCTGCTCGAGCCCGACGGCGAGGGGACGCTCCGCCAGGTCGATCTCGCGCGCACGAGCCGCATCCGCGTCGAGGGCGCGATGCTCCCGCGCGGCGGGACGCTCGTCGCGTCCGCGATGATGCGCGGCGGTGGCGACATCGCGTCGCGCATCGCGCTCACCGCGCTGCTCCTGCTCGCGGCGCTCGGCGCGGCGGGGTGGGGCGTCGCCGCGGCGCGCAGCGTCCCGCGCGCGCTGGCGATCCCCGCGGCGTTCCTCCCCGCGCTCGGCTTGCTCCTCGCGGCGACGGGCGTCGCGCCCTGGCTCGCGACGGTGGGATCGATCGCGGGCGCGGTGCTCGGCCTGGTCGCGGCGATCGGCCTGCTCGCGAAGCTCCGCGAGCTACGCGCCTGA
- a CDS encoding Y-family DNA polymerase, with amino-acid sequence MSRIACLDVPALPLQVLRRDRPEWAGMPLAVVGDDRPQAPVLWTSQSAQRLGVRVGMRYASALGISRELRAAPVPEARIAEVRAELVGAMHRYSPRVEPDDERPGVIWIDPEGMVSLFGSLERWAQSIWGELGAHDLFGAVVVGFQRMRAWAIARTVRDARVIADADTEHRLAGRVSIARLDLPPELESALAVLGVATLDDFLALPPGELSVRFGPSASRLHALFSGVMREPMTPVIAAQPIAIEAELDPPDDDASRLLFCVKGALHALHRALEQRSLALAALDLTLTMEGGAAPHREVLRPARASRDATSVLELVRLRLDTISLPERVERIRLEAEPAPLEGTQLVLAAGTRRRDPDAATRGIARLRAAFGDEAVTRARLEDAWLPEHQFRWEPVRTIDVPRRAPDDDPRDPPLVRRLMPSPQPLPSDDAGRPVCVPPITEMSGPYRLQSGWWAHGVVRDYWYAERADGALLWMYRDAALDRWFVQGRID; translated from the coding sequence ATGTCTCGGATCGCATGCCTCGACGTGCCCGCGCTGCCCCTCCAGGTGCTGCGGCGCGATCGCCCGGAGTGGGCGGGGATGCCGCTCGCCGTCGTCGGCGACGATCGACCGCAGGCGCCGGTGCTCTGGACCTCGCAGAGCGCGCAGCGCCTCGGGGTGCGCGTCGGGATGCGCTACGCGTCGGCGCTCGGCATCTCGCGCGAGCTGCGCGCCGCGCCGGTGCCCGAGGCGCGCATCGCCGAGGTCCGCGCCGAGCTCGTCGGCGCGATGCATCGCTACTCACCGCGCGTCGAGCCCGACGACGAGCGCCCCGGCGTCATCTGGATCGATCCCGAGGGCATGGTCTCGCTGTTCGGCTCGCTCGAGCGCTGGGCGCAGTCGATCTGGGGCGAGCTCGGCGCGCACGATCTCTTCGGCGCGGTCGTCGTCGGGTTCCAGCGCATGCGCGCGTGGGCGATCGCGCGCACCGTGCGCGACGCGCGCGTGATCGCCGACGCCGACACCGAGCATCGCCTCGCCGGTCGCGTGTCGATCGCGCGCCTCGATCTGCCGCCCGAGCTCGAGAGCGCGCTCGCGGTGCTCGGCGTCGCGACGCTCGACGACTTCCTCGCGCTGCCTCCGGGCGAGCTCTCGGTGCGCTTCGGGCCGAGCGCATCGCGCCTCCACGCGCTCTTCTCGGGCGTGATGCGCGAGCCGATGACGCCGGTGATCGCCGCGCAGCCGATCGCGATCGAGGCCGAGCTCGATCCGCCGGACGACGACGCGTCGCGCCTCCTCTTCTGCGTGAAGGGCGCGCTGCACGCGCTGCACCGCGCGCTCGAGCAGCGCTCGCTCGCGCTCGCCGCGCTCGACCTCACGCTGACGATGGAGGGCGGGGCCGCGCCGCACCGCGAGGTGCTGCGTCCGGCGCGCGCGAGCCGCGACGCGACCTCGGTGCTCGAGCTGGTGCGTCTCCGGCTCGACACGATCTCGCTGCCCGAGCGCGTCGAGCGCATCCGGCTCGAGGCGGAGCCGGCGCCGCTCGAGGGCACGCAGCTCGTCCTCGCGGCGGGCACGCGACGTCGCGATCCCGACGCCGCGACGCGCGGGATCGCGCGGCTGCGCGCGGCGTTCGGCGACGAGGCGGTCACCCGCGCGCGCCTCGAGGACGCGTGGCTGCCCGAGCACCAGTTCCGCTGGGAGCCGGTGCGCACGATCGACGTGCCGCGCCGCGCGCCGGACGACGATCCGCGCGACCCGCCGCTGGTCCGTCGTCTGATGCCGAGCCCGCAGCCGCTGCCGAGCGACGACGCGGGACGTCCGGTGTGCGTCCCGCCGATCACGGAGATGAGCGGCCCGTATCGCCTGCAGTCCGGCTGGTGGGCGCACGGCGTGGTGCGCGACTACTGGTACGCGGAGCGCGCGGACGGCGCGCTGCTCTGGATGTATCGCGATGCGGCCCTCGATCGATGGTTCGTGCAGGGGCGGATCGACTGA
- a CDS encoding (2Fe-2S) ferredoxin domain-containing protein, protein MDGPLFFPTRAHLLLCTGPRCSRRGSTRVFEEAWRTLEARGIAYYKRGGGVRLTESGCLGCCSYGPTLAAYYGDETGALTQAWYVGVDAPSLVRIAEALNEGRTPPDDKRFGPR, encoded by the coding sequence GTGGACGGCCCGCTCTTCTTCCCGACGCGCGCGCACCTTCTGCTCTGCACCGGACCGCGCTGCTCGCGCCGCGGCAGCACGCGCGTGTTCGAAGAGGCGTGGCGCACGCTCGAGGCGCGCGGCATCGCGTACTACAAGCGCGGCGGCGGAGTGCGGCTGACCGAGTCGGGGTGCCTCGGGTGCTGCTCCTACGGGCCGACGCTCGCGGCGTATTACGGCGACGAGACCGGAGCGCTCACGCAGGCGTGGTACGTGGGCGTCGACGCGCCCTCGCTGGTGCGCATCGCGGAGGCGCTCAACGAGGGGCGCACGCCTCCCGACGACAAGCGCTTCGGGCCGCGCTAA
- a CDS encoding trans-sulfuration enzyme family protein: MTDRTLRPGTLAVHAGEEPDPTTGALEPPIVLASAYAFASADDAAAQFRGEQDGWIYGRWRNPTVESFERKIAALEGAEATVALASGMAAVNGAIASCARAGEHVVAPRSVYAEAARLMREVLPRFGVETTFVDQTDLAAVEAAMTERTRIVYAETPANPNLVCTDLAALAELAHARGAVLIVDGTFATPWHQRPLALGADLVLHSATKAICGHGDAIGGVVSGSRDRVTEVRRIGVRAMGGAMAPNTAAMLARGVRTLGLRMDRASASAMELARRLEEDRRVARVWYPGLPSHPQHAIARAQMTRGFGAMIAFEVAGGLEAGKRCHDAVEVIARAVSLGDVRSLLTHPATTTQASMPREARIAAGVTDGLMRFSVGIEDVEDLWEDLDRALPSS, encoded by the coding sequence ATGACCGATCGCACGCTGCGGCCCGGCACCCTCGCGGTGCACGCCGGTGAAGAGCCCGACCCGACGACCGGCGCGCTCGAGCCGCCGATCGTCCTCGCGAGCGCGTACGCGTTCGCCTCCGCCGACGACGCGGCCGCGCAGTTCCGCGGCGAGCAGGACGGCTGGATCTACGGGCGCTGGCGCAACCCGACGGTCGAGTCGTTCGAGCGCAAGATCGCCGCGCTCGAGGGCGCCGAGGCGACGGTCGCGCTCGCGAGCGGGATGGCCGCGGTGAACGGCGCGATCGCGTCGTGCGCGCGCGCCGGCGAGCACGTCGTCGCGCCCCGCAGCGTCTACGCCGAGGCCGCGCGCCTGATGCGCGAGGTGCTCCCACGCTTCGGCGTCGAGACCACGTTCGTCGATCAGACCGACCTCGCCGCGGTCGAGGCCGCGATGACCGAGCGCACGCGCATCGTGTACGCCGAGACGCCGGCGAACCCGAACCTCGTGTGCACCGATCTCGCCGCGCTCGCGGAGCTCGCGCACGCGCGCGGCGCCGTGCTGATCGTCGACGGCACGTTCGCGACGCCGTGGCACCAGCGCCCGCTCGCGCTCGGCGCGGACCTCGTGCTGCACTCCGCGACGAAGGCGATCTGCGGGCACGGCGATGCGATCGGCGGCGTGGTCTCGGGCTCGCGTGATCGAGTGACCGAGGTGCGACGGATCGGCGTGCGCGCGATGGGCGGCGCGATGGCGCCCAACACCGCCGCGATGCTCGCGCGCGGCGTGCGCACCCTCGGGCTCCGCATGGATCGCGCGAGCGCGAGCGCGATGGAGCTCGCGCGTCGCCTCGAGGAGGATCGCCGCGTCGCGCGCGTCTGGTATCCGGGCCTGCCCTCGCACCCGCAGCACGCGATCGCGCGCGCTCAGATGACGCGCGGCTTCGGCGCGATGATCGCGTTCGAGGTCGCGGGAGGGCTCGAGGCGGGCAAGCGCTGTCACGACGCGGTCGAGGTGATCGCGCGCGCGGTGAGCCTCGGCGACGTGCGCTCGCTGCTCACGCACCCCGCGACGACCACCCAGGCATCGATGCCGCGCGAGGCACGCATCGCAGCGGGCGTGACCGACGGCCTGATGCGCTTCAGCGTCGGCATCGAGGACGTCGAGGACCTCTGGGAGGACCTCGATCGCGCGCTGCCCTCGTCCTGA